From a single Paraburkholderia sp. FT54 genomic region:
- a CDS encoding GntR family transcriptional regulator has product MNETTQQAIVQTLREKILAGELSPGQRLVEAQLAQWLGVSRTPLRYALSVLSSEGLLDRSGGRGYVVRRFSVTDVLNGIDVRGVLEGLAARSVAQSGVGPALAASLDECLREGDEIFSKGHLRQGDDVRYAAMNGRFHALIVEAAQNAAVSAALSLNDKIPFVSPSTVAFDESARERQFMMLMYAHRQHHAIADALKKGDGARVEALMKEHTHISKESLNLSLPTLHLIAGAA; this is encoded by the coding sequence ATGAACGAGACCACCCAACAGGCGATTGTCCAGACCTTACGCGAGAAGATTCTGGCGGGCGAACTGTCGCCCGGCCAGCGGCTCGTGGAAGCACAGCTCGCGCAATGGCTCGGCGTGTCGCGCACGCCGCTGCGCTATGCGCTGAGCGTGTTGTCCTCCGAGGGGCTGCTGGACCGTTCCGGCGGGCGCGGCTATGTCGTGCGCCGTTTCAGCGTCACAGACGTGTTGAACGGCATCGATGTGCGCGGCGTGCTCGAAGGACTCGCCGCGCGTTCAGTCGCGCAGAGCGGTGTGGGACCGGCGCTGGCTGCATCGCTCGACGAGTGCCTGCGCGAAGGCGACGAGATCTTCAGCAAAGGACATCTGCGCCAGGGCGACGACGTGCGCTACGCCGCCATGAACGGGCGCTTTCATGCGCTCATCGTCGAGGCGGCGCAAAACGCGGCCGTGAGCGCGGCGCTGAGCCTGAACGACAAGATCCCGTTCGTCTCGCCCTCCACGGTCGCCTTCGACGAATCCGCCAGGGAGCGCCAGTTCATGATGCTGATGTACGCGCATCGCCAGCATCACGCGATTGCGGACGCACTGAAGAAAGGCGACGGCGCGCGTGTGGAAGCGTTGATGAAAGAACACACGCACATCTCGAAGGAAAGCCTGAACCTGTCGCTGCCGACACTGCATCTGATCGCGGGCGCGGCATGA
- the benC gene encoding benzoate 1,2-dioxygenase electron transfer component BenC, with product MEHSIALQFEDGVTRFITCRDNETLSDAAYRQKVNIPLDCRDGACGTCRNFCESGQYDLPASSYIEDALTADEASQGYVLACQTRPRSDCVIRVPASSPACKTGVSKHAGKLAAIDKLTDSTLHFSIDVDEPGQLGFLPGQYVNVDIPGSDTFRSYSFSSAPGAAQAAFVVRNVPDGRMSRYLCEQAQPGQRITFSGPYGSFYLRDPVRPVLFLAGGTGIAPFLSMLHVLSASGSSQPVRMVYGVTHDRDLVGTAQLDEAQRAIGQFEYRTCIADAASGHARKGYVTEHVDPAWLNDGDVDVYLCGPVAMVEAVQTWLRNSGITPAHFFYEKFSASSVA from the coding sequence ATGGAACACAGCATTGCACTTCAATTCGAAGATGGCGTGACCCGCTTCATCACCTGTCGCGACAACGAAACCTTGTCGGACGCGGCGTATCGCCAGAAGGTCAACATTCCGCTGGACTGCCGCGACGGCGCGTGCGGCACCTGCCGCAACTTCTGCGAGTCGGGCCAGTACGATCTGCCCGCGTCGAGCTATATCGAAGACGCGCTCACCGCAGACGAAGCCTCCCAGGGCTACGTGCTCGCGTGTCAGACGCGGCCGCGCTCGGACTGCGTGATACGCGTGCCGGCTTCCTCGCCGGCGTGCAAGACCGGGGTGTCGAAGCATGCGGGCAAGCTGGCCGCGATCGACAAGCTCACCGATTCGACGCTTCACTTTTCAATCGATGTGGACGAACCCGGGCAATTGGGCTTTCTGCCGGGGCAGTATGTGAACGTCGACATTCCGGGCAGCGACACCTTCCGCTCCTACTCGTTCAGTTCGGCGCCGGGCGCCGCGCAGGCCGCCTTCGTGGTGCGCAACGTGCCGGACGGCCGCATGAGCCGCTATCTGTGCGAGCAGGCGCAACCGGGACAGCGCATCACGTTTTCCGGCCCCTACGGGAGCTTCTATCTGCGCGATCCGGTGCGGCCCGTGCTGTTTCTCGCCGGCGGCACCGGCATTGCTCCGTTCCTCTCGATGCTGCACGTGCTGAGCGCGAGCGGCAGTTCGCAACCGGTGCGCATGGTCTATGGCGTCACGCATGACAGAGACCTCGTCGGCACTGCGCAACTCGACGAAGCGCAACGCGCGATCGGCCAATTCGAATATCGCACCTGTATCGCCGATGCGGCCAGCGGCCACGCTCGCAAGGGCTACGTCACGGAACACGTGGACCCCGCATGGCTGAACGACGGCGACGTCGACGTCTATCTGTGCGGCCCGGTCGCGATGGTGGAGGCCGTGCAGACCTGGTTGCGCAACAGCGGCATCACGCCGGCGCATTTCTTCTACGAGAAATTTTCAGCGAGCAGTGTTGCGTGA
- a CDS encoding tetratricopeptide repeat protein: MTQTQLASPIDGINQQAVSLFSAGQFAEALSMVTPLLDSSALPDDARADALNIAGACSLALQRPADAESHWSRCLQIKPGYAEVYASLGMLHKSLGRLSAAEAIYRQLVALRPGHAEARNNLGNVLMELGRLAEADAAYREALTIRPQYPEALNSLGGVLKATLRPAEAELAFRLALAIRPDYAEAHLNLGAVLTDLERLPEAETAYREAIAQRPDYVEAHYNLGVALCKLERLSEAESAYREAIRLRPDFVHAHNNLGCVLRRLDRLPAAVEAFEQALSARPDLAEAHYNLGAVRAQLMQLHEAENAYRRALALRADYGDAKFGLAVLLLGMGRFEEGWRLYECRYGLPGFVHRKTPAMLSCPQWQGDTLADKALLVWQEDGLGDMIQFSRYFALLKARGASRIAFACAPSLHRLMACVNGVDAVLDHDTAREQASAYDCWTSLLSAPLHLRTSVDTIPRPTRLAAEPALVERWRPMLDALPSGRKIGLVWRGNANHHNDAHRSIPSLAMLAPLWSVPGLSFVSLQKGRGEDEAANPPAAQPLLDLGSVVTDFADSAAIIEQLDLVICVDTSTAHLAASLGKPCWVMLPEKDIDWRWLQDRSDSPWYPHTLRLFRRAPGEDWSMPVERVRQACIERFGTASGGRGC; this comes from the coding sequence ATGACCCAGACGCAGCTCGCATCCCCGATCGACGGCATCAACCAGCAGGCCGTGTCGTTATTCTCAGCCGGACAATTCGCCGAGGCTTTGTCGATGGTGACGCCGCTGCTCGACAGCAGTGCGCTGCCGGACGACGCACGCGCCGACGCGTTGAATATCGCCGGCGCCTGTTCGCTGGCGTTGCAGCGGCCTGCGGATGCCGAAAGCCATTGGAGCCGCTGTCTGCAGATCAAACCCGGTTACGCCGAGGTGTACGCCAGCCTCGGCATGCTGCACAAGTCGCTCGGGCGCCTGTCGGCGGCCGAGGCGATCTACCGGCAACTGGTTGCGCTGCGGCCCGGCCACGCCGAAGCGCGTAACAATCTGGGCAATGTGCTGATGGAACTCGGCCGTCTCGCTGAAGCGGACGCCGCGTACCGCGAGGCGCTGACGATCCGGCCGCAGTATCCGGAGGCGCTCAATAGCCTCGGCGGCGTGCTGAAGGCGACGTTGCGCCCCGCCGAAGCCGAACTCGCTTTCCGCCTTGCACTTGCCATTCGTCCGGATTACGCGGAAGCCCATCTGAATCTCGGCGCCGTGCTCACCGATCTCGAACGTTTGCCCGAAGCCGAGACCGCCTACCGCGAAGCCATCGCGCAACGCCCCGACTACGTCGAAGCGCACTACAACCTCGGCGTGGCGCTATGCAAACTGGAGCGTCTGTCCGAGGCCGAATCGGCTTACCGCGAGGCGATTCGCCTGCGGCCGGATTTCGTCCATGCGCACAACAATCTAGGTTGCGTGCTCCGCCGTCTCGATCGTTTGCCGGCGGCTGTCGAGGCTTTCGAGCAGGCGCTCAGCGCGCGTCCCGACCTGGCGGAGGCGCACTACAACCTCGGCGCAGTGCGGGCTCAACTCATGCAATTGCACGAGGCCGAAAACGCGTATCGCCGGGCGCTCGCTTTGCGTGCCGACTACGGCGATGCGAAATTCGGCCTGGCCGTGCTGCTGCTCGGCATGGGCCGTTTCGAAGAGGGGTGGCGCCTGTACGAGTGCCGCTACGGGCTGCCCGGTTTCGTCCATCGCAAGACTCCTGCGATGCTGAGCTGCCCGCAGTGGCAAGGCGATACGCTCGCCGACAAGGCGCTGCTGGTGTGGCAGGAAGACGGCCTTGGCGACATGATTCAGTTCAGCCGCTATTTCGCCTTGCTGAAAGCGCGGGGCGCCTCGCGTATTGCCTTCGCGTGCGCACCGTCGCTGCACAGGCTGATGGCTTGCGTCAACGGCGTCGACGCCGTGCTCGATCACGACACCGCGCGCGAGCAGGCATCCGCGTACGACTGCTGGACGAGTCTGCTGAGCGCGCCGCTGCATCTGCGCACGAGCGTGGATACGATTCCGCGTCCCACGCGTCTGGCGGCCGAGCCGGCGCTGGTGGAGCGGTGGCGTCCCATGCTGGACGCGCTGCCGTCCGGCCGCAAGATCGGTCTGGTGTGGCGGGGCAACGCGAATCATCATAACGACGCGCACCGGTCGATCCCTTCGCTCGCCATGCTGGCGCCGCTCTGGAGCGTGCCCGGCCTGAGCTTCGTGAGTCTGCAAAAAGGGCGCGGCGAGGACGAGGCGGCCAATCCGCCCGCTGCTCAGCCGCTGCTCGATCTCGGCTCGGTCGTCACGGATTTCGCGGACAGCGCCGCGATCATCGAGCAACTCGATCTGGTGATTTGCGTGGACACGTCCACCGCGCATCTGGCCGCGTCGCTCGGCAAGCCGTGCTGGGTGATGCTGCCGGAGAAAGATATCGATTGGCGCTGGCTGCAGGATCGCAGCGATTCGCCGTGGTATCCGCACACGCTGCGCCTGTTCCGCCGCGCGCCGGGCGAGGATTGGTCGATGCCGGTCGAGCGCGTGAGGCAGGCGTGCATCGAACGATTCGGCACGGCGTCAGGCGGACGGGGTTGCTGA
- a CDS encoding LysR family transcriptional regulator — MTRAATSSASNPASARISAASGSKELLNLAQLRVFRLVADMGSATRAAAALFRAQSAVTRSVQELESALGEPLFDRGPSGMLPTPVGRAVLLRCERIFAELEELAHWCGARQARRRPAAEGALPAYLLNTRRLQLFVALARHRHMPSAAKTFGISQPAVSTAIRVLESGSGLSLFHRSPRGILLTTEGETFLLHVRRALNELRHVPDDIAALHGKIQGSVTVGALPLGRTLILPKAIARMTSEHPGVRVVTDESNYEALVAGLRAGDIDFILGALRDNDASSGLKNERLMSEDMVVLVRREHPLTHARKLTIMDLRDAQWILPRSHAPARALFEAQFKRMKVKPPMPTVETADLAVIRGLLLGTDMAAALSAQQLHHEVQSGQLAVLDVQLHNTRREIGLTVRAAGTPSPAARALIDAIRLSVVDVTRTINIAAN, encoded by the coding sequence ATGACGAGGGCCGCCACGTCCTCCGCGAGCAACCCGGCGTCGGCCAGGATATCGGCGGCCTCTGGCAGCAAGGAATTGCTCAACCTTGCACAGTTGCGCGTGTTTCGGCTCGTCGCCGATATGGGCAGCGCAACGCGCGCCGCCGCTGCGCTGTTTCGCGCGCAGTCGGCCGTCACGCGCTCCGTGCAGGAACTGGAGTCCGCGCTCGGCGAGCCCCTGTTCGACCGCGGCCCGTCGGGCATGTTGCCGACACCCGTGGGACGCGCCGTGCTGCTGCGTTGCGAACGGATTTTCGCGGAACTGGAAGAACTCGCGCACTGGTGCGGCGCGCGGCAAGCGCGCCGCCGGCCCGCCGCGGAAGGCGCATTGCCGGCGTATCTGCTCAACACGCGGCGACTTCAACTGTTCGTGGCGCTCGCGCGGCACCGGCACATGCCTAGCGCCGCGAAGACCTTCGGCATCAGCCAGCCTGCCGTGAGCACCGCGATTCGCGTGCTGGAAAGCGGCTCGGGCCTGAGTCTTTTTCATCGAAGCCCGCGCGGCATTCTGCTCACCACGGAAGGCGAAACGTTTCTGCTGCACGTGCGCCGCGCGTTGAACGAGCTGCGGCACGTGCCCGACGACATCGCCGCATTGCACGGCAAGATTCAAGGCTCGGTGACGGTCGGCGCGCTGCCGCTCGGACGCACGCTGATCCTGCCCAAAGCGATCGCACGAATGACCTCGGAACATCCGGGCGTGCGGGTCGTTACCGACGAAAGCAATTACGAAGCGCTCGTCGCGGGTCTGCGTGCCGGCGACATCGATTTCATTCTCGGCGCGCTGCGCGACAACGACGCCAGCAGCGGCCTGAAAAACGAGCGCCTGATGTCGGAAGACATGGTCGTGCTGGTGCGCCGCGAGCATCCGCTCACGCACGCGCGCAAGCTGACCATCATGGACTTGCGCGACGCGCAGTGGATCCTGCCGCGCAGCCACGCGCCGGCGCGCGCGCTGTTCGAGGCGCAATTCAAGCGCATGAAAGTGAAGCCGCCCATGCCCACGGTCGAAACCGCCGACCTCGCGGTCATTCGCGGCCTGCTGCTCGGTACGGACATGGCGGCCGCGCTGTCGGCGCAACAGTTGCACCATGAGGTCCAGTCCGGGCAACTGGCGGTGCTCGACGTGCAGTTGCACAACACCCGGCGCGAGATCGGCCTCACCGTGCGCGCGGCGGGCACGCCTTCGCCTGCCGCGCGCGCGTTGATCGATGCGATTCGCCTCTCGGTGGTCGACGTCACGCGCACGATCAATATCGCCGCGAACTAG
- a CDS encoding molybdopterin-dependent oxidoreductase, which translates to MNKRQFLTSAALLSAAAAPAFGSQRVRKEACAASPVVLTITGAIKRHNRGALDPAFDQLLAKHQVKFSEAYGVDFASLAGMPAVTIKPTTEYDSRQHALSGPLLTNVLDYVGAPNAGSTQIVMHAVDGYAVATTLDKVRAYRFIVATQMDGKPLPLGGVGPLWATYDADNIPELSSKPLKDRFELSPWGLYHLQVTEA; encoded by the coding sequence ATGAATAAACGCCAGTTCCTGACCAGCGCTGCGCTATTGAGCGCGGCGGCTGCGCCCGCATTCGGCAGCCAGCGCGTCCGGAAGGAGGCCTGTGCGGCATCGCCCGTCGTTCTGACGATCACCGGCGCGATCAAGCGTCACAATCGCGGCGCGCTCGATCCCGCCTTCGATCAGCTGCTCGCCAAGCATCAGGTCAAGTTCTCCGAAGCATATGGCGTCGATTTCGCTTCGCTCGCCGGCATGCCGGCCGTGACGATCAAGCCCACCACCGAATACGATTCGCGCCAGCACGCCTTGAGCGGCCCACTGCTCACGAACGTGCTCGATTATGTCGGCGCACCGAACGCGGGGAGCACGCAAATCGTCATGCATGCGGTGGACGGCTACGCTGTCGCGACGACGCTGGACAAAGTGCGCGCGTATCGATTCATCGTGGCGACGCAAATGGACGGCAAGCCCCTGCCGCTTGGCGGCGTCGGTCCGCTATGGGCGACCTACGACGCGGACAACATCCCCGAGTTGTCGAGCAAGCCGCTCAAGGACCGGTTCGAGCTATCGCCCTGGGGCCTCTATCATTTGCAGGTGACCGAGGCGTAA
- the catA gene encoding catechol 1,2-dioxygenase, whose amino-acid sequence MKHSDIESLVRGFLVDTGKGNVDARTQQVVVRLTSDLFKAIEDLDLTASEVWKGIEYFSEAGATQELGLLAAGLGLERFLDIRMDEADAEAGLTGATPRTIEGPLYVAGAPESEGFARLDDATEAADGDVLFMQGTVYDIDGKPLPGAQVEVWHANLKGNYSFFDKTQPDFNLRRTIIADSNGRYCFRSIVPVGYGCPPDGTTQRLLDKLGRHGRRPAHIHFFVSAPGHRKLTTQINIDGDEYLWDDFAFASREGLVPPVERITAADRIAAHGLTQAFVSIDFDFRLNAEHAATSATEVEHIRAAA is encoded by the coding sequence ATGAAACATTCCGATATCGAGTCCCTCGTTCGCGGCTTTCTGGTGGACACCGGCAAAGGCAACGTCGACGCGCGCACGCAGCAGGTCGTCGTGCGGCTGACGAGCGATCTGTTCAAAGCCATTGAAGATCTGGACCTCACTGCCAGCGAAGTCTGGAAAGGCATCGAATACTTCTCCGAAGCGGGCGCCACCCAGGAACTGGGGCTGCTGGCCGCCGGGCTCGGCCTCGAACGCTTTCTGGATATCCGCATGGATGAAGCGGATGCCGAAGCCGGCCTCACGGGCGCGACGCCGCGCACCATCGAAGGTCCGCTGTATGTGGCCGGCGCGCCGGAAAGCGAAGGCTTCGCGCGGCTCGACGACGCGACCGAAGCCGCCGACGGCGACGTGCTCTTCATGCAAGGCACGGTGTACGACATCGACGGCAAACCGCTGCCGGGCGCGCAGGTCGAGGTCTGGCACGCGAACCTGAAGGGCAACTACTCCTTCTTCGACAAGACGCAGCCGGACTTCAACCTGCGCCGCACGATCATTGCCGATAGCAACGGCCGCTATTGCTTCCGTAGCATCGTGCCGGTGGGTTACGGCTGTCCGCCGGACGGCACGACCCAACGCCTGCTCGACAAACTCGGCCGTCATGGACGGCGCCCCGCGCATATCCACTTCTTCGTGTCCGCGCCCGGTCACCGCAAGCTCACGACGCAAATCAACATCGACGGCGACGAGTACCTGTGGGACGACTTCGCGTTCGCTAGCCGCGAGGGCCTCGTGCCGCCTGTCGAACGGATTACGGCGGCGGACCGGATCGCCGCGCACGGTCTGACGCAGGCCTTCGTTTCAATCGACTTCGACTTCCGCCTGAACGCGGAGCACGCGGCCACGTCCGCGACCGAAGTCGAGCACATTCGCGCCGCTGCTTAG
- a CDS encoding LysR family transcriptional regulator has protein sequence MELRHLRYFVAVAEERNFTRAAERLHIAQPPLSRQIQQLEESLGVLLFERGSRPLKLSDAGRFFYSHAVQLLAQTAELESMTRRVGKIERSLSIGFVGSTLYGMLPKIIRRFRNENSAVELSLHELSTMDQIKALKEGRIDVGFGRIRHEDPSVRRVVLREERMIVALPVGHPLSLSKPALSLHDLVGETLIIFPKAPRPSFADQVLAAFHDRSLKPQRLYETRELQIALGLVAAGEGVAIVPSSVYGLKRDDVSYMNLDDPNLVSPVIMSMRMLDESEDISAMLKLIYALYVEEQMEFLPPGER, from the coding sequence ATGGAATTGCGCCATTTACGCTATTTCGTCGCGGTCGCCGAGGAGCGCAATTTCACGCGCGCGGCCGAACGTCTGCACATTGCGCAGCCGCCGCTCAGCCGGCAGATCCAGCAGTTGGAGGAATCGCTCGGCGTGCTGCTGTTCGAGCGCGGCTCGCGGCCACTCAAACTGAGCGACGCGGGGCGCTTCTTCTATTCGCACGCGGTGCAGTTGCTGGCGCAAACCGCCGAGCTGGAATCGATGACCCGGCGCGTCGGCAAGATCGAGCGCAGCCTGTCGATCGGTTTCGTCGGCTCGACTCTGTACGGCATGCTGCCGAAAATCATCCGGCGCTTTCGCAATGAAAACAGCGCGGTGGAGTTGAGCCTCCACGAGCTGTCCACCATGGACCAGATCAAGGCGTTGAAGGAAGGGCGCATCGACGTCGGCTTCGGCCGCATCCGTCACGAGGATCCGAGCGTGCGGCGGGTCGTGTTACGCGAGGAGCGCATGATCGTGGCGCTGCCCGTGGGACATCCGCTCAGTTTGTCGAAGCCCGCGCTCTCGCTGCACGATCTGGTCGGCGAGACGCTGATCATTTTCCCCAAGGCGCCGCGTCCGAGCTTTGCGGACCAGGTGCTCGCGGCGTTCCACGACCGCTCGCTCAAACCGCAGCGCCTCTACGAAACGCGTGAATTGCAGATCGCACTTGGTCTGGTGGCGGCGGGCGAAGGCGTCGCGATCGTGCCCAGCAGCGTGTACGGATTGAAGCGCGATGACGTGAGCTACATGAATCTGGACGACCCGAACCTCGTGTCGCCGGTGATCATGAGTATGCGCATGCTCGACGAATCCGAGGACATCAGCGCGATGCTCAAGTTGATCTACGCGCTGTATGTCGAGGAGCAGATGGAGTTTTTGCCGCCTGGCGAGCGTTGA
- a CDS encoding DUF2946 domain-containing protein, producing the protein MIPRSRNRMTAWLGLFAMWLIVFAPIVSQMLVSNRAYEPIAALCSALQPHDFSVASAAGATPQAAPVPVHLSHDDAFGACGYCHLLQHHLAMPTVAAAEPPAAVALAGTAPPALSTRFTPLGAFPSGRPRAPPVVS; encoded by the coding sequence ATGATTCCACGCTCCCGCAACCGCATGACCGCATGGCTTGGCCTGTTCGCCATGTGGCTCATCGTGTTCGCGCCGATCGTGAGTCAGATGCTGGTGTCGAACCGCGCATACGAGCCCATCGCCGCCCTCTGTTCGGCGCTTCAGCCGCACGACTTCAGCGTAGCAAGCGCGGCGGGCGCGACGCCCCAGGCCGCCCCGGTGCCGGTCCATCTGAGCCATGACGACGCGTTCGGCGCGTGCGGCTACTGTCATCTGCTCCAGCACCACCTCGCCATGCCGACAGTCGCCGCGGCCGAGCCGCCGGCCGCCGTCGCGCTGGCCGGCACCGCGCCGCCCGCTCTCTCCACCCGCTTCACGCCGCTCGGCGCTTTTCCGTCCGGCCGTCCCCGAGCCCCACCCGTCGTTTCCTGA
- a CDS encoding 1,6-dihydroxycyclohexa-2,4-diene-1-carboxylate dehydrogenase: MTSSSQRFNERVVIVTGAAQGIGRGVALRAAAEGATVVLADRSELVHEVEAGIAARGTPTLAVIADLETYAGACKLMQATLDAFGRIDVLVNNVGGTIWAKPYEEYEQAQIEAEVRRSLFPTLWSCRSVLPAMIAQRRGAIVNVSSIATRSIYRVPYAASKGGVNALTASLAFEHADDGIRVNAVATGGTEAPPRMVPRNTAPQTEQEARWYQGIVDQTIASSLMHRYGTIDEQVNAILFLASDEASYITGTVLPVGGGDLG, from the coding sequence ATGACTTCGTCCAGCCAACGCTTCAATGAAAGAGTCGTGATCGTCACCGGCGCGGCGCAAGGCATCGGCCGCGGTGTTGCGCTGCGCGCGGCGGCCGAAGGCGCGACCGTCGTGCTCGCCGACCGTTCCGAACTCGTGCACGAGGTCGAGGCCGGGATCGCGGCGCGCGGCACTCCCACGCTCGCCGTGATCGCCGATCTGGAGACTTACGCCGGTGCGTGCAAACTGATGCAGGCCACGCTCGACGCCTTCGGCAGGATCGACGTGCTGGTCAACAACGTGGGCGGCACGATCTGGGCCAAACCGTACGAAGAGTATGAGCAGGCGCAGATCGAAGCCGAAGTGCGCCGCTCGCTGTTCCCCACCTTGTGGAGTTGCCGCTCGGTGCTGCCCGCGATGATCGCGCAGCGGCGCGGCGCGATCGTCAACGTGTCGTCGATTGCCACACGCAGTATCTATCGCGTGCCGTATGCGGCGTCCAAAGGCGGCGTGAACGCGTTGACCGCCAGTCTCGCCTTCGAACATGCGGATGACGGCATTCGCGTGAACGCGGTCGCCACCGGCGGCACCGAAGCGCCGCCGCGCATGGTGCCGCGCAATACGGCGCCGCAGACCGAACAGGAGGCGCGCTGGTATCAGGGCATCGTCGATCAGACCATTGCTTCGAGTTTGATGCACCGTTACGGAACGATCGATGAACAGGTCAACGCGATTCTGTTTCTCGCCTCCGACGAGGCGTCGTACATCACCGGCACCGTGCTGCCTGTCGGCGGCGGCGATCTGGGCTGA
- the benA gene encoding benzoate 1,2-dioxygenase large subunit, whose translation MIPIYPERAPRLTRIDDFLVEDAERGDYRLHRSAFTDPALFELEMRHIFEGNWIYLAHESQIPNNNDYYTTHMGRQPVVIARNRQGELNAFINACTHRGAMLCRHKRGNKATYTCPFHGWTFNNSGKLLKVKDPEDAGYPECFNKEGSHDLKKIARFQSYRGFLFGSLNADVLPLEEFLGEAARIIDMIVDQSEDGLEVLRGASTYTYEGNWKLQTENGADGYHVSAVHWNYAATTNHRKEENARVDQVRAMDAGNWGRQGGGFYAFEHGHMLLWSRWANPEDRPNFSQRDAFAARCGSETADWMIQNSRNLCLYPNVYLMDQFGSQIRLLRPLSVDKTEVTIYCIAPKGESAEARARRIRQYEDFFNVSGMATPDDLEEFRACQQGYAGSALEWNDMCRGARHWIEGPDEAASRIGLKPLMSGVKTEDEGLYTVQHRYWVETMKQALKPATAQAQPTAGADA comes from the coding sequence ATGATTCCGATTTACCCCGAGCGAGCACCGCGCCTCACCCGCATCGACGACTTTCTGGTCGAAGACGCCGAGCGCGGCGACTATCGTCTGCATCGCAGCGCCTTTACCGATCCCGCTCTCTTCGAACTCGAAATGCGGCATATCTTCGAGGGCAACTGGATTTATCTGGCGCACGAAAGCCAGATTCCGAACAACAACGATTACTACACCACGCACATGGGACGCCAGCCGGTCGTGATCGCGCGCAACCGGCAAGGCGAACTGAACGCCTTCATCAATGCGTGCACGCACCGCGGCGCGATGCTGTGCCGTCACAAGCGCGGCAACAAAGCCACCTACACCTGCCCGTTCCACGGCTGGACCTTCAACAATAGCGGCAAGCTGCTGAAGGTCAAAGACCCGGAAGACGCGGGCTATCCCGAGTGCTTCAACAAGGAAGGCTCGCACGACCTGAAGAAGATCGCGCGCTTTCAGAGCTACCGCGGCTTTCTGTTCGGCAGTCTGAACGCCGACGTGCTGCCGCTGGAGGAATTTCTCGGCGAGGCCGCGCGCATCATCGACATGATCGTCGATCAGTCTGAAGACGGACTCGAAGTGCTGCGCGGCGCGTCGACGTATACCTACGAAGGCAACTGGAAACTGCAAACCGAAAACGGCGCCGACGGATACCACGTCTCCGCGGTTCACTGGAACTACGCGGCGACGACCAATCATCGCAAGGAAGAAAACGCCCGCGTCGATCAGGTCCGCGCGATGGACGCCGGCAACTGGGGCCGCCAAGGCGGCGGCTTCTATGCGTTCGAACACGGCCACATGTTGCTGTGGTCGCGTTGGGCCAATCCGGAAGACCGGCCGAATTTCAGCCAGCGTGACGCGTTCGCGGCGCGCTGCGGCAGCGAAACCGCCGACTGGATGATCCAGAACTCGCGCAACCTGTGCCTCTATCCGAACGTGTATTTGATGGACCAGTTCGGCTCGCAGATCCGCCTGCTGCGGCCTCTGTCCGTCGACAAAACCGAAGTGACGATCTACTGCATCGCGCCCAAGGGTGAATCGGCCGAGGCACGCGCCCGCCGCATCCGTCAGTACGAGGACTTCTTCAACGTGAGCGGCATGGCGACGCCCGACGACCTCGAAGAGTTTCGCGCCTGTCAGCAAGGCTATGCCGGCAGCGCGCTCGAATGGAACGACATGTGCCGTGGCGCGCGTCACTGGATCGAAGGTCCGGACGAAGCGGCGAGCCGGATCGGCCTGAAGCCGTTGATGAGCGGCGTCAAAACCGAGGACGAGGGACTCTACACCGTACAGCATCGCTATTGGGTGGAGACGATGAAACAGGCCTTGAAGCCGGCGACGGCACAGGCTCAGCCCACCGCGGGAGCCGACGCATGA
- the benB gene encoding benzoate 1,2-dioxygenase small subunit has product MKPLAITDLEAFLYREARLLDDEQWDDWLQCYHPDAVFWMPSWDDEDKLVTDPQTDISLIYYPNRQGLEDRVFRIKTERSSATMPDTRTSHNISNVELESEQEGVCTVRFNWHTLSHRYRTNYSYFGMSRYVIDFSGDEPRILNKYVVLKNDYINQVIDIYHI; this is encoded by the coding sequence ATGAAGCCGCTTGCCATTACCGATCTCGAAGCGTTTCTCTATCGCGAAGCGCGCCTGCTCGACGACGAGCAATGGGACGACTGGCTCCAATGCTATCACCCGGACGCGGTGTTCTGGATGCCTTCGTGGGACGACGAGGACAAGCTCGTCACCGATCCGCAAACCGACATCTCGCTGATCTATTACCCGAACCGTCAGGGGCTCGAGGATCGCGTGTTCCGCATCAAGACCGAGCGTTCGAGCGCGACAATGCCGGACACGCGTACCAGCCACAACATCAGCAACGTGGAACTGGAGAGCGAACAGGAAGGCGTGTGCACCGTGCGCTTCAACTGGCACACGCTGAGCCACCGCTACAGGACGAATTACAGCTACTTCGGCATGTCGCGTTACGTGATCGACTTTTCGGGCGATGAGCCCCGGATCCTGAACAAGTATGTCGTGCTGAAAAACGACTACATCAATCAGGTCATCGACATTTACCACATCTGA